A stretch of the Metopolophium dirhodum isolate CAU chromosome 8, ASM1992520v1, whole genome shotgun sequence genome encodes the following:
- the LOC132951146 gene encoding leucine-rich melanocyte differentiation-associated protein-like isoform X2, with amino-acid sequence MEFLKLHFFTPDRCKFSYALTVSTVHETKVLSSGGVHDERSNEDESYKYSHLYYAVNRDSTKFKSQLCYVGQDVTSIPEILGKMYGSKVRSLDLSFNSLTTLNHSELFPDLEELVLDNNNLDDTIKLPYLPQLHILSMNNNKITVLENLVTQIKYSMPSLRFLSLIGNKACPTQLIDFEKDENDYKRYRYFVLHYLPELRFLDSRPVTDEELDTAITKGEFTKIIRPRFGNEPLRFDWKLSLGSQSRADTSNIFSPIPVSPTQEIHHQAAYGRRRYRYAGKHSEGNRFILNRDL; translated from the exons ATGGAATTCCTCAAATTACACTTTTTTACACCAGATCGATGTAAATTTTCATATGCTTTGACTGTCTCAACGGTGCATGAAACTAAAGTTCTATCAA GTGGAGGTGTTCATGATGAAAGATCTAATGAAGACGAATCATACAAATATTCCCATCTATATTATGCTGTTAATAGGGATTCCACAAAGTTCAAATCTCAG TTGTGTTATGTTGGCCAAGATGTTACGAGTATTCCAGAAATACTGGGTAAAATGTATGGATCCAAAGTCAGGTCTTTGGATCTGAGCTTCAATAGTTTGACCACTCTAAATCATTCAGAACTATTTCCTGATTTAGAAGAGCTTGTTTTAGATAACAATAATCTAGATGATACTATTAAATTACCTTATTTACCACAATTACATATACtctcaatgaataataataaa ATCACGGTCTTAGAAAACTTGGTCacccaaataaaatatagtatgccTTCTTTAAGATTTCTCAGTTTGATTGGAAACAAAGCTTGCCCAACACAGCTAATAGATTTTGAAAAAGACGAAAACGATTATAAAAGATATag gtattttgttttacattatttaccaGAACTGAGATTTCTTGATTCAAGACCAGTTACTGATGAAGAACTAGATACTGCAATAACTAAAGGCGAATTCACCAAAATCATACGCCCC cggTTTGGAAATGAACCACTTCGATTTGATTGGAAATTATCTCTTGGATCTCAATCTCGTGCAgatacttcaaatattttctcCCCAATTCCTGTATCTCCAACACAAGAAATACATCATCAAG CTGCATATGGCCGACGTCGATACCGTTATGCTGGAAAACATTCAGAAGGCaaccgttttattttaaatagagatttataa
- the LOC132951146 gene encoding leucine-rich melanocyte differentiation-associated protein-like isoform X1 — MEFLKLHFFTPDRCKFSYALTVSTVHETKVLSSSGGVHDERSNEDESYKYSHLYYAVNRDSTKFKSQLCYVGQDVTSIPEILGKMYGSKVRSLDLSFNSLTTLNHSELFPDLEELVLDNNNLDDTIKLPYLPQLHILSMNNNKITVLENLVTQIKYSMPSLRFLSLIGNKACPTQLIDFEKDENDYKRYRYFVLHYLPELRFLDSRPVTDEELDTAITKGEFTKIIRPRFGNEPLRFDWKLSLGSQSRADTSNIFSPIPVSPTQEIHHQAAYGRRRYRYAGKHSEGNRFILNRDL, encoded by the exons ATGGAATTCCTCAAATTACACTTTTTTACACCAGATCGATGTAAATTTTCATATGCTTTGACTGTCTCAACGGTGCATGAAACTAAAGTTCTATCAAGTA GTGGAGGTGTTCATGATGAAAGATCTAATGAAGACGAATCATACAAATATTCCCATCTATATTATGCTGTTAATAGGGATTCCACAAAGTTCAAATCTCAG TTGTGTTATGTTGGCCAAGATGTTACGAGTATTCCAGAAATACTGGGTAAAATGTATGGATCCAAAGTCAGGTCTTTGGATCTGAGCTTCAATAGTTTGACCACTCTAAATCATTCAGAACTATTTCCTGATTTAGAAGAGCTTGTTTTAGATAACAATAATCTAGATGATACTATTAAATTACCTTATTTACCACAATTACATATACtctcaatgaataataataaa ATCACGGTCTTAGAAAACTTGGTCacccaaataaaatatagtatgccTTCTTTAAGATTTCTCAGTTTGATTGGAAACAAAGCTTGCCCAACACAGCTAATAGATTTTGAAAAAGACGAAAACGATTATAAAAGATATag gtattttgttttacattatttaccaGAACTGAGATTTCTTGATTCAAGACCAGTTACTGATGAAGAACTAGATACTGCAATAACTAAAGGCGAATTCACCAAAATCATACGCCCC cggTTTGGAAATGAACCACTTCGATTTGATTGGAAATTATCTCTTGGATCTCAATCTCGTGCAgatacttcaaatattttctcCCCAATTCCTGTATCTCCAACACAAGAAATACATCATCAAG CTGCATATGGCCGACGTCGATACCGTTATGCTGGAAAACATTCAGAAGGCaaccgttttattttaaatagagatttataa
- the LOC132951146 gene encoding leucine-rich melanocyte differentiation-associated protein-like isoform X3: protein MDQEDFNDPRKINFQNNRLCYVGQDVTSIPEILGKMYGSKVRSLDLSFNSLTTLNHSELFPDLEELVLDNNNLDDTIKLPYLPQLHILSMNNNKITVLENLVTQIKYSMPSLRFLSLIGNKACPTQLIDFEKDENDYKRYRYFVLHYLPELRFLDSRPVTDEELDTAITKGEFTKIIRPRFGNEPLRFDWKLSLGSQSRADTSNIFSPIPVSPTQEIHHQAAYGRRRYRYAGKHSEGNRFILNRDL, encoded by the exons ATGGATCAAGAAGATTTTAATGATCCGCGAAAAATTAACTTTCAAAACAACcgg TTGTGTTATGTTGGCCAAGATGTTACGAGTATTCCAGAAATACTGGGTAAAATGTATGGATCCAAAGTCAGGTCTTTGGATCTGAGCTTCAATAGTTTGACCACTCTAAATCATTCAGAACTATTTCCTGATTTAGAAGAGCTTGTTTTAGATAACAATAATCTAGATGATACTATTAAATTACCTTATTTACCACAATTACATATACtctcaatgaataataataaa ATCACGGTCTTAGAAAACTTGGTCacccaaataaaatatagtatgccTTCTTTAAGATTTCTCAGTTTGATTGGAAACAAAGCTTGCCCAACACAGCTAATAGATTTTGAAAAAGACGAAAACGATTATAAAAGATATag gtattttgttttacattatttaccaGAACTGAGATTTCTTGATTCAAGACCAGTTACTGATGAAGAACTAGATACTGCAATAACTAAAGGCGAATTCACCAAAATCATACGCCCC cggTTTGGAAATGAACCACTTCGATTTGATTGGAAATTATCTCTTGGATCTCAATCTCGTGCAgatacttcaaatattttctcCCCAATTCCTGTATCTCCAACACAAGAAATACATCATCAAG CTGCATATGGCCGACGTCGATACCGTTATGCTGGAAAACATTCAGAAGGCaaccgttttattttaaatagagatttataa
- the LOC132951014 gene encoding H/ACA ribonucleoprotein complex subunit 1-like produces the protein MSYNNDRNSFGRGGGGGRGGGGFRGGRGDGGGRGGGGGNFRGGGGGRGGGRGGFNRFAEQGPPEEVVPLGYFTHACQDDIICKAEMEDVPYFNAPIYFANKQQIGKIDEIFGTYSDYFVSIKLNSEIKSKSFKGADKLYIDPAKLLPLKKFLPQPGGQRGRGGGGGRGRGRGGGGRGGGGFGRGGRGGGGFGRGGGGGGFGRGGGGGGRGFGGGRGFGGGGGRGGGGRGFKR, from the exons ATGTCTTACAACAATGATAGAAATAGCTTTGGCcgtggtggcggtggcggtcgAGGAGGTGGTGGTTTTCGAGGAGGCCGAG GTGATGGAGGTGGCCGAGGAGGCGGAGGTGGTAATTTCCGTGGTGGCGGTGGAGGCCGTGGTGGTGGAAGAGGTGGTTTCAATAGGTTTGCAGAACAAGGCCCTCCAGAAGAA gtagtaCCTTTGGGTTATTTTACTCATGCGTGTCAAGATGACATTATTTGCAAGGCTGAAATGGAAGATGTTCCATACTTTAATGCACCCATATATTTTGCTAATAAACAACAAATTGGAAAAATAGATGAAATATTTGGCACGTACAGTGATTATTTTGTCTCCATAAAGTTAAACTctgaaattaaatcaaaatcttTCAAAGGAGCCGACAAG ttatacatTGATCCAGCAAAACTATTACCATTGAAGAAATTTTTACCTCAACCTGGTGGCCAAAGAGGTAGAGGAGGCGGTGGCGGAAGAGGACGTGGTAGAGGTGGCGGCGGTCGTGGTGGCGGTGGTTTTGGACGTGGAGGTCGAGGAGGCGGTGGTTTTGGACGTGGTGGTGGAGGCGGTGGTTTCGGACGTGGCGGAGGCGGTGGAGGAAGAGGATTTGGTGGTGGACGAGGATTTGGTGGTGGCGGCGGAAGAGGAGGAGGAGGACGAGGTTTcaaaagatga
- the LOC132951013 gene encoding uncharacterized protein LOC132951013, which produces MATNGGEEGSLFDLDTVRSLHKTVIALRTALERSKAELELVKKSCGAMDDKKIVCQNSEETDEIELIFTTDDNMNVSPNEDLVSIDNVLETDISKCGANSKEMTNSKYLSPLRPILKDITLKTQEVEAQTDITALPLQWRSEGFLINQAKTTSTNTTLPSKFIVPVDKNTRKQCLRVSKKTTESRRVMLSDINFTSMVPELSRSVDHLCRQPGPLTREPSRSKFPRSPGYFSVGSSSSRYDFGSVFSVHSSCYRCQVRPSVMSLEARHNASWSSVPSSPTKCRRSASVPCEPCASLQDVKYSSTATLKAEDEVPKKIKNRVSFKESGKLRLSMPDLRKSEGDSTDSLIEESECVVRNAIDCLITGCPTGIKECKKHRRYSEPYHMNIECCSMKVHGKPYLPKSIYDLQLNAYVKVITSFGKVVGGRLRYIGHVATMTEPLVGVQFDQKIGDCDGSLNGIRYFECGINNGQFVPFQKIVMAWRDI; this is translated from the exons ATGGCTACTAACGGCGGCGAGGAAGGAAGTCTGTTTGATTTGGACACAGTGCGGTCATTACATAAGACAGTAATTGCTCTGAGAACGGCTCTTGAGCGGTCGAAAGCGGAGCTCGAGTTGGTGAAGAAATCTTGTGGCGCCATGGATGATAAAAAG atTGTGTGTCAAAACTCTGAAGAAACCGATGAGATCGAGTTAATATTTACAACGGACGACAATATGAATGTGTCGCCTAATGAAGATCTTGTATCTATAGATAATGTTTTGGAAACTGATATATCAAAATGTGGAGCGAACTCCAAAGAAATGACAAATTCTAAATATCTCAGTCCATTACGGCCTATTTTAAAGGATATCACATTAAAAACACAAGAAGTTGAAGCACAGACAGATATTACCGCTTTGCCCCTACAATGGCGTTCTgaaggatttttaattaatcaggCCAAGACTACATCAACAAACACAACATTACCATCAAAATTTATTGTACCAGTTGACAAGAATACACGCAAACAATGTTTGCGTGTATCTAAAAAAACTACAGAATCAAGAAGAGTCATGTTGTCAGACATTAATTTTACAAGTATGGTGCCAGAGTTATCAAGGAGTGTTGATCATTTGTGTCGGCAACCAGGACCTCTCACTCGTGAACCATCAAGATCAAa aTTTCCGCGGAGTCCTGGTTATTTTTCTGTTGGTTCATCATCTTCACGATATGATTTTGGTTCGGTATTTTCCGTACATTCGTCATGTTACCGATGTCAAGTAAGACCGTCAGTTATGTCATTGGAAGCACGACATAATGCATCGTGGTCATCAGTACCATCTTCTCCAACTAAATGCCGGCGATCAGCAAGTGTTCCATGTGAACCGTGTGCATCATTACAAGATGTGAAGTACTCATCTACTGCTACATTAAAAGCAGAAGATGAAGTGCCAAAGAAAATCAAAAACAGAGTATCATTTAAAG aatCAGGGAAATTGCGTTTGTCAATGCCAGATTTAAGAAAATCAGAAGGAGACTCAACTGATTCACTTATAGAAGAATCTGAATGTGTTGTTCGCAATGCTATAGACTGTCTCATCACTGGATGTCCCACAGGTATCAAGGAATGTAAAAAGCACAGACGTTATTCAGAACCGTATCACATGAACATAG AGTGTTGTTCAATGAAAGTGCATGGCAAGCCATATTTGCCAAAGTCCATTTACGATCTTCAATTGAACGCCTATGTCAAGGTTATTACAAGCTTTGGTAAAGTAGTTGGTGGGCGACTGCGATATATAGGTCATGTAGCAACTATGACAGAGCCACTAGTAGGAGTACAATTTGATCAAAAGATTGGTGACTGTGATGGATCTTTAAATGGGATCAGATATTTTGAGTG tGGAATCAATAACGGACAATTTGTTCCATTTCAAAAGATTGTTATGGCTTGGAGagatatttaa
- the LOC132951012 gene encoding NADH-ubiquinone oxidoreductase 75 kDa subunit, mitochondrial, giving the protein MFRTTLQRTVPCIRLVVTPGQFRLNSNAPAPPSKLEVFIDDKKVLVDPGTTVLQAAALAGVEIPRFCYHERLAVAGNCRMCLVEVERSPKPVAACAMPVMNGWKIKTNSELTRKAREGVMEFLLMNHPLDCPICDQGGECDLQDQSMAFGSDRSRFVDIDFSGKRAVEDKDIGPLVKTIMTRCIHCTRCIRFASEVAGVDDLGTTGRGSDMQVGTYIEKMFLSELSGNVIDLCPVGALTSKPYSFSARPWETRKTDSVDVLDALGSNIVVSTRAGDVMRILPRLNEDINEEWLSDKSRFSYDGLKRQRLITPLVKDNKGNLVPVEWEDALVATSRALINANGNIVGVSGGLSDAESMIALKDLLNRLGSEQLYTEEPFPMTGSGTDFRSSYILNSSISGLEQADLVLLIGTNPRYEAPLLNTRIRKSYVHNDLEIALLGPKVDLSYDYEYLGESPAILKDLAEKRHAFYAKLSKAKRPVIILGAQQFEREDGAILLAQAQQLSQELNKNAEKGWKILNVLQQVAGQVAALDLGFKPYHNLPAAKVLYLLGADNESLTKCKPAGTTVIYQGHHGDAGAAIADIVLPGAAYTEKQATYVNTEGRAQQTLMAVQPPGMARSDWKIIRAISEFVGVKLPYDTLNEVRDRLTDVCPSMTRYGDLEPANYLVQASDLAKDLSSQTVSTPLNVKQITLEDFYMTDSISRSSPTMAKCIQAVRKQKESKYYESRA; this is encoded by the exons ATGTTTCGGACAACGCTTCAGCGTACTGTGCCTTGTATTCGTTTGGTGGTTACGCCTGGTCAATTTCGACTAAATTCTAATGCTCCGGCTCCGCCATCCAAGCTTGAAGTCTTCATTGATGATAAAAAAGTCCTCGTAGATCCCGGAACCACAGTATTACAG GCTGCTGCCCTTGCTGGTGTAGAAATTCCTCGTTTCTGTTATCATGAACGTTTAGCTGTAGCTGGAAACTGTAGGATGTGTTTAGTCGAAGTTGAGAGATCACCTAAG cCAGTTGCTGCTTGTGCTATGCCAGTGATGAATGgatggaaaataaaaacaaactctGAATTAACTCGCAAAGCTCGTGAAGGTGTTATGGAATTTTTATTGATGAACCATCCCCTTGATTGTCCTATTTGTGATCAAGGAGGTGAATGCGATTTACAAGATCAGAGTATGGCATTTGGCAGTGATAGATCCCGTTTTGTTGATATAGATTTTAGTGGCAAaag GGCTGTTGAAGATAAAGATATTGGGCCACTTGTTAAAACTATAATGACACGTTGTATACACTGTACAAGATGTATACGCTTTGCTTCAGAAGTAGCTGGGGTTGATGATTTAGGAACAACTGGTCGAGGTTCTGATATGCAG GTTGGAACCTATATAGAGAAAATGTTCTTGTCTGAACTCAGTGGCAATGTAATAGATTTGTGTCCGGTAGGAGCATTAACCAGTAAACCATACTCATTCTCTGCACGTCCTTGGGAAACTAGGAAAACTGATAGTGTAGATGTTTTGGATGCATTAGGAAGCAATATTGTTGTTTCAACTAGAGCTGGTGATGTTATGAGAATTTTGCCACGGTTAAATGAA gaTATCAATGAAGAATGGTTATCAGATAAATCACGTTTCTCGTATGATGGACTTAAACGCCAACGATTGATCACTCCATTAGTTAAGGATAATAAAGGAAATTTAGTACCAGTTGAATGGGAAGATGCATTAGTAGCAACATCTAGAGCATTAATTAATGCAAATGGAAAT ATTGTGGGTGTGAGTGGTGGCTTATCAGATGCTGAATCTATGATAGCATTGAAAGATTTGCTTAACAGATTAGGAAGTGAACAATTATATACAGAAGAACCATTCCCAATGACTGGTTCTGGTACTGACTTCAGATCTTCTTACATATTAAATAGCAGCATTTCCG gattgGAACAAGCTGACCTGGTATTATTAATTGGAACCAACCCACGATATGAAGCTCCTTTGTTAAACACACGTATTCGTAAATCGTATGTACATAATGACCTAGAAATAGCATTATTAGGACCTAAAGTTGACCTATCTTATGATTACGAg TATTTAGGCGAATCCCCTGCAATACTCAAGGATTTAGCAGAAAAAAGGCATGCATTCTATGCTAAACTGTCTAAAGCTAAGCGACCAGTCATCATTTTAGGAGCTCAGCAATTTGAACGGGAAGATGGTGCTATACTTTTGGCTCAGGCACAGCAACTTTCtcaagaattaaataaaaat gcTGAAAAAGGATGGAAAATTCTTAATGTTTTGCAACAAGTTGCTGGACAAGTAGCTGCATTAGACTTGGGTTTCAAGCCTTATCATAATCTACCTGCAGCCAAAGTACTTTATTTATTAGGAGCTGACAATGAATCATTAACAAAGTGCAAGCCAGCTGGAACCACAGTTATATATCAag GACATCACGGAGATGCTGGAGCAGCTATTGCCGATATTGTTCTTCCAGGAGCTGCGTATACAGAAAAACAAGCAACCTATGTAAACACTGAAGGTCGTGCACAACAAACGTTGATGGCTGTACAACCACCAGGAATGGCACGCTCAGACTGGAAAATTATCAGAGCAATTTCTGAa TTTGTGGGAGTAAAACTTCCCTACGACACTTTAAATGAGGTGCGTGACCGTTTAACTGATGTTTGTCCAAGCATGACTAGATATGGAGACCTAGAACCAGCAAATTATTTGGTTCAAGCTTCAGATTTGGCTAAA GATTTATCTTCCCAGACTGTTAGTACACCTTTAAATGTTAAACAGATTACTTTAGAAGACTTCTATATGACCGATTCCATTAGTAGATCTTCACCAACTATGGCTAAATGTATACAGGCTGTTAGAAAACagaaagaatcaaaatattatgaaagccgagcttaa